In candidate division KSB1 bacterium, a single genomic region encodes these proteins:
- a CDS encoding gamma-glutamyl-gamma-aminobutyrate hydrolase family protein (Members of this family of hydrolases with an active site Cys residue belong to MEROPS family C26.), producing MLLIIDNQSAFLKKFKRQYLSEQDFDYVVFDHNQPITLSAKTQIKGVMLSGGRGNPYEPLNLTSNYVALMNFNVPVIAFCLGHEILAVAHRGRIKKCSEYHGKRELVTITQPDDPIFAGLGTTELSLIKRHAFHVSELPASFISLAASETTPNEIIRHAERPLYGFQSHPEASGGPGIKIIENFLKLCGIYQEHEVAGL from the coding sequence ATGTTATTGATCATTGATAATCAAAGTGCGTTCTTGAAAAAATTCAAGCGTCAGTACTTGTCGGAGCAGGATTTCGATTATGTGGTGTTTGATCACAACCAACCCATTACATTGTCTGCAAAAACGCAGATCAAGGGTGTAATGCTGTCCGGAGGTCGTGGCAATCCGTATGAACCCCTTAATTTGACGTCCAATTATGTGGCATTGATGAATTTTAATGTTCCGGTCATCGCTTTCTGTCTCGGGCATGAAATTCTGGCGGTTGCGCATCGCGGCCGTATTAAAAAATGTTCCGAGTATCATGGCAAACGTGAACTTGTAACAATTACCCAACCCGATGATCCGATTTTCGCCGGTCTGGGAACAACAGAATTGTCTCTTATCAAACGGCATGCTTTTCATGTCTCTGAACTTCCTGCTTCCTTTATCAGCCTGGCTGCATCCGAAACAACGCCAAATGAAATTATCAGGCACGCTGAAAGACCGCTTTACGGATTTCAATCTCATCCGGAAGCGTCTGGCGGACCCGGAATAAAAATAATCGAGAATTTTTTAAAACTATGCGGTATATACCAGGAACATGAGGTCGCCGGCCTATGA
- a CDS encoding M20/M25/M40 family metallo-hydrolase codes for MKRKELQIYSVLILWIFVSRVYAADSTVFDITSLVRGENIRQHLNVLAHDSLMGRGTGSVGESKAAVYIREQLKQMGILPGYRHSYFQSVPLHSSKPLAESRFEVFIRQDTLNFKLNEDYVLLKSGEQTFVPQPLPLVFVGYGIVAPEYDYNDYQALDVRGKIVVYLSGEPLSQTFGPDAAVYGLAASKERIAVSRGARGSILISLHDTTTAHWQRRVTKYVFPDVNLAYSPTSHLSAMVDPQAASVLFKDAGFSFAQVLCMHKDKSLLSFPLETRIAFRGRFSQKEFISQNVLGRLPGDHPKYRDQTLIVSAHYDHLGIGPSVKGDSIYNGAVDNALGSAAMLELARAFKTIRKNRRTILFLFTTGEEKGLLGARYYLDHPITPLYKTVANVNIDGLAVFDRFKSVIGVGHQLSTLGQTLEWMSDQYGYRIDPIPDPFIAKESFSRSDQIEFAKAGIPSMLIMEGLNYVHLTPEQGLKKHLDWMQNIYHTPFDDLQQPIHFNAVQQHARFLAAFIWTLANDPESPKWYPSTPFRNARLQTIAEKR; via the coding sequence ATGAAACGAAAAGAACTGCAAATTTACAGCGTTCTGATTTTATGGATTTTCGTTTCCAGGGTTTATGCAGCGGATTCAACTGTCTTTGATATAACCTCTTTGGTTCGCGGGGAGAATATTCGGCAACACTTGAATGTTTTGGCGCATGATTCACTGATGGGCCGCGGAACCGGGAGCGTCGGTGAATCTAAGGCTGCCGTTTATATCCGTGAACAGCTCAAGCAGATGGGAATTCTTCCCGGCTACCGCCATTCCTATTTTCAGTCTGTTCCCCTGCACAGCAGTAAACCGCTTGCAGAATCCCGCTTTGAGGTATTTATCCGGCAGGATACCCTGAATTTTAAACTCAATGAAGATTATGTTCTGTTGAAATCCGGTGAGCAGACGTTTGTGCCGCAGCCCTTACCTCTGGTGTTTGTGGGGTATGGAATTGTGGCGCCGGAATATGATTACAATGACTATCAGGCGCTGGATGTCCGCGGAAAAATAGTGGTATATCTTTCAGGTGAACCGCTTTCTCAAACATTCGGTCCGGATGCAGCTGTTTACGGACTTGCTGCTTCCAAAGAACGCATTGCTGTATCACGCGGCGCACGCGGCAGTATCTTGATTTCTCTCCATGATACAACCACAGCCCACTGGCAGCGCCGTGTCACAAAATATGTATTCCCTGATGTTAATCTGGCATATTCCCCGACCAGCCATCTCAGCGCCATGGTTGATCCTCAAGCTGCGTCTGTACTGTTCAAAGATGCCGGGTTTTCGTTTGCACAAGTGCTTTGTATGCATAAAGACAAATCATTGCTCAGTTTTCCGCTGGAAACCCGAATTGCGTTTCGGGGAAGGTTTTCTCAAAAAGAATTCATATCGCAAAATGTGCTCGGTCGTCTGCCGGGTGATCACCCAAAATATCGTGATCAAACTTTGATCGTATCGGCGCACTATGATCATTTGGGAATTGGTCCGTCTGTTAAAGGTGATTCAATCTATAATGGGGCCGTGGATAATGCTCTGGGCAGCGCCGCAATGCTTGAACTGGCGCGTGCATTCAAGACTATTCGCAAGAATCGGAGAACGATCCTGTTCTTGTTTACAACAGGTGAGGAAAAAGGATTGCTGGGTGCCCGCTATTACCTGGACCACCCGATTACACCGTTATATAAAACGGTGGCGAATGTGAACATTGATGGCCTGGCTGTATTTGACCGCTTTAAAAGTGTGATAGGAGTGGGACATCAGCTCTCTACATTGGGGCAAACACTTGAATGGATGTCAGATCAGTATGGATATCGTATCGATCCCATTCCGGACCCCTTTATTGCAAAGGAATCGTTTTCCCGTTCCGATCAGATTGAATTTGCCAAAGCCGGCATCCCATCCATGTTGATCATGGAGGGGCTAAATTATGTACATCTCACTCCGGAGCAGGGGCTGAAAAAGCATCTGGACTGGATGCAAAATATTTATCATACCCCATTTGATGACCTGCAGCAACCCATTCATTTCAATGCAGTTCAGCAGCATGCCCGGTTTTTAGCGGCTTTTATATGGACGCTCGCCAATGATCCGGAATCGCCGAAATGGTATCCCAGTACGCCTTTCCGAAACGCGCGTCTGCAAACCATAGCGGAGAAAAGATGA
- a CDS encoding CopG family transcriptional regulator: MNTLTFKVPDGLKAQLNSYAKNKGMSKSEIVRIALLEYFSKDDPRFEGSFLDFTKDLAGSVEAPRNLSGNKEYLQGYGE; the protein is encoded by the coding sequence ATGAACACTTTGACATTCAAAGTACCGGACGGATTGAAAGCACAGCTCAATTCCTATGCTAAAAACAAAGGAATGAGCAAATCTGAAATTGTTCGTATTGCGCTTTTGGAATATTTTTCCAAAGATGATCCCCGGTTTGAAGGATCATTTTTAGATTTTACAAAGGATCTGGCTGGGAGCGTAGAGGCGCCTCGAAACCTGTCCGGGAATAAAGAGTATTTGCAAGGGTATGGTGAATGA
- a CDS encoding inositol monophosphatase family protein, translating to MLEQEFPDIPLIGEEDPSVLAKNPDMRQKVLGLVQAQVDVSEKDMLNAIGRGSGTDTAPYFWTLDPIDGTKGFLRQDQYAVALALIKDGELQLGVLGCPNLSLDFDHPEQGNGALLYAVKGEGAFLQPLKDGEAVRIKVDTDPGNARFVESVESAHSAHSVHTKISDALNIGGDPLRIDSQCKYAVVARGDVAIYLRYPRDDQYREKIWDHAAGAIIVQEAGGTVSDIFGTPLNFGLGQTLKDNKGIVVTNGIFHNQTIETIERIQKGDL from the coding sequence TTGCTGGAACAAGAGTTTCCCGATATTCCGCTGATCGGCGAGGAGGATCCATCCGTTCTGGCGAAAAACCCGGATATGCGGCAAAAAGTACTGGGCCTTGTACAAGCACAGGTTGATGTATCAGAAAAGGACATGCTGAACGCAATTGGACGCGGATCAGGCACGGATACTGCCCCGTATTTCTGGACACTGGATCCGATCGACGGCACCAAAGGATTTTTGCGCCAGGATCAATACGCGGTAGCGCTTGCGCTTATTAAAGACGGCGAACTGCAGCTGGGCGTTCTCGGATGTCCGAATCTGTCGCTGGATTTTGACCATCCTGAACAGGGAAACGGCGCCTTGTTGTACGCCGTCAAGGGAGAAGGCGCATTTTTACAGCCCCTGAAAGACGGCGAGGCTGTGCGCATTAAAGTAGATACGGACCCGGGAAATGCGCGTTTTGTCGAATCGGTAGAAAGCGCCCATTCCGCCCACTCTGTACACACAAAAATATCCGATGCTCTGAATATCGGGGGAGATCCCTTGAGAATTGACAGTCAATGCAAATACGCCGTAGTAGCGCGCGGGGATGTGGCCATATACTTGCGTTATCCCAGAGATGATCAGTATCGCGAAAAAATTTGGGATCATGCTGCCGGAGCGATAATTGTACAGGAAGCAGGCGGCACGGTCAGCGATATTTTCGGAACCCCCCTGAATTTCGGTCTGGGACAAACACTAAAAGACAACAAAGGTATAGTCGTAACCAATGGAATCTTTCACAACCAGACCATCGAAACCATAGAACGTATCCAGAAGGGTGATTTATGA
- a CDS encoding Dabb family protein, with amino-acid sequence MIKHVVMWTIKDSSRTDNINKVQEKLEALPALIKEIRDYEIGVNIAESPAAFDIVLISSFETESDFKVYRDHPEHIKVKDFINTVRDQAVVVDFQK; translated from the coding sequence ATGATCAAGCATGTTGTCATGTGGACTATAAAAGACAGCTCCCGGACTGACAATATCAATAAAGTTCAGGAAAAACTGGAGGCACTGCCCGCTCTCATCAAAGAAATCCGGGATTATGAAATAGGCGTGAATATTGCAGAATCACCGGCGGCCTTTGATATTGTGCTGATCTCCTCTTTTGAAACTGAATCTGATTTTAAAGTTTACAGAGATCATCCCGAACATATCAAGGTCAAGGATTTTATCAATACAGTCCGTGATCAGGCCGTGGTTGTAGATTTTCAAAAATAA
- a CDS encoding ATP-grasp domain-containing protein codes for MKVAIIYNKDIQGVINQFGMQNKEFYNERTVNRVAASLEKSNHNVMVLDGNKQIVERLETFMPRVMEGEQMGMVFNMAYGIQGESRYTHIPSMLEMLGVPYVGSSPSGHALALDKVLTKIIWKSHSLPTPDFWVFNSADQDMSMVKYPVIVKPKMESVSFGLRIVDNDKDLKQAVQFIIAEYSQNALVEQFIPGREFIVGLLGNSPLETFPILEIDLQGDRNAIQTMDDKQKVPREKICPAHVSPEVAEKMQKLSVQAFKALDLRDFARVDIRLDQHDNIYLLEINSMASLGQSGSYPAAARVAGYSYEALVNKMLDVASVRYFSDSLHHVADEKSSKSLAVRMRSFIKTRQTQTEMFLKKIIDTNTHIRNVDGVNFCSEIISSELSQLGFNREVYPQLEVGNLYYFSNTYDKVDYLLLLSLDNRVKLADQENFSSNEQYLEGTGIWESKGGIAIVVSALRTLRFTRLLRKKKIGILLITDSTIDGKYSKTIIQQKAAHAEKIIAMSGSSRSGGLVTSRSGSASYRYDIKLTQRNSAEQVSMAGVAFNKTLAAIIDLSKNDSENVIAPYDIQFKSNIFKVFAYGTAGISVRYNSKEIFDIIEKRIKKITSTQKRNKIYQVHFEGGSRRPAMPETEAMQKFYQDIKRLSKSIDVRTTKEHRWSSSDICHIQSDQPKIDGMGPTGEFITTTNERILKHSLIDRSLLLALVLGQ; via the coding sequence ATGAAAGTTGCAATTATTTATAACAAGGATATACAAGGTGTCATCAATCAGTTTGGCATGCAGAATAAAGAGTTTTACAATGAAAGGACGGTAAACCGTGTTGCCGCAAGTCTGGAAAAATCCAATCACAATGTAATGGTGCTGGATGGAAATAAACAGATTGTAGAACGGCTTGAAACTTTTATGCCCCGGGTGATGGAAGGCGAACAAATGGGCATGGTGTTTAATATGGCCTACGGGATACAAGGTGAAAGCCGGTATACGCATATTCCCAGCATGCTGGAAATGCTCGGTGTGCCGTATGTGGGGTCTTCGCCTTCAGGACATGCTCTGGCATTGGATAAGGTTCTGACCAAGATCATCTGGAAAAGCCATTCACTTCCGACCCCTGATTTTTGGGTGTTCAATTCGGCGGATCAGGATATGAGTATGGTAAAATATCCGGTTATAGTCAAACCCAAAATGGAAAGCGTGTCTTTTGGTTTGAGGATTGTGGACAATGACAAAGACCTGAAACAGGCGGTCCAGTTTATTATTGCCGAGTATTCTCAGAATGCATTGGTAGAACAATTTATCCCGGGACGCGAATTTATTGTCGGACTTTTAGGAAATTCTCCTCTAGAGACATTTCCTATTCTGGAAATAGACCTGCAGGGAGATCGGAATGCGATACAAACGATGGATGATAAACAAAAAGTGCCCCGTGAGAAAATATGTCCGGCGCATGTATCCCCGGAAGTGGCTGAAAAGATGCAGAAGCTCAGTGTTCAGGCCTTTAAGGCGCTGGATCTTCGCGATTTTGCCCGGGTTGATATTCGTTTGGATCAGCATGATAATATTTATCTTTTGGAAATTAATTCAATGGCGAGTCTGGGGCAATCCGGTTCCTATCCCGCAGCTGCAAGAGTAGCCGGCTATAGTTATGAAGCGCTTGTCAATAAAATGCTGGATGTCGCTTCGGTGCGTTATTTTTCCGATTCTTTACACCATGTTGCCGATGAAAAATCCAGCAAGTCGCTTGCAGTCAGAATGCGGTCTTTTATTAAAACACGTCAAACTCAGACGGAGATGTTTTTAAAAAAAATAATTGATACCAACACACATATTCGCAATGTGGATGGCGTTAATTTCTGCAGTGAAATCATCAGTTCCGAGTTGAGTCAACTGGGATTCAATCGGGAAGTGTATCCTCAGCTCGAAGTGGGAAATCTTTACTATTTTTCCAACACCTATGACAAGGTTGATTATTTGCTTTTACTCTCGCTTGACAACCGGGTGAAACTCGCGGATCAGGAGAATTTTAGCAGCAACGAGCAATATCTTGAAGGCACCGGGATCTGGGAATCAAAAGGCGGTATTGCTATTGTTGTCTCTGCGCTGAGGACGCTGCGGTTTACCAGGCTGCTTCGAAAAAAGAAAATTGGCATCCTTTTGATTACTGATTCCACGATTGACGGGAAATATTCGAAAACGATTATTCAACAAAAAGCAGCTCATGCTGAAAAGATCATTGCAATGAGCGGTTCTTCGCGCAGCGGCGGACTGGTGACATCACGATCGGGTTCGGCTTCTTATCGTTACGACATCAAATTAACACAGCGGAATTCCGCAGAACAGGTTTCAATGGCAGGAGTGGCTTTTAATAAAACACTGGCTGCCATTATTGATTTGTCAAAAAACGACAGTGAAAATGTCATTGCTCCCTATGATATTCAATTCAAAAGCAATATTTTCAAAGTATTTGCCTATGGTACAGCCGGTATCAGTGTCAGATATAATTCAAAGGAAATATTTGATATTATTGAGAAACGTATTAAAAAAATCACAAGCACACAAAAACGAAATAAAATTTATCAGGTTCATTTTGAAGGCGGGAGCCGGCGGCCGGCTATGCCGGAGACCGAGGCCATGCAGAAATTTTATCAGGATATTAAAAGGCTCAGCAAGTCCATTGACGTGAGAACCACCAAAGAGCACCGCTGGTCTTCATCTGATATCTGTCATATTCAATCCGATCAGCCCAAGATTGACGGAATGGGGCCGACCGGGGAATTTATTACAACAACGAATGAGCGGATCCTCAAGCACAGTCTGATAGACCGGTCTCTACTTCTGGCTCTTGTGCTCGGACAATAA
- a CDS encoding cation:proton antiporter has protein sequence MDSAATRFIILGAMLALSIVVDFFSNRTGMPGISLLVLLGVLFAVVYQNILGYQNESILGDLTEPLINLALVMVAFLLGGDLTISRLKSKGKMIFVISLSVLLISAATVGAGLAFLGYSVVPVIALAAVSVATDPAAVRAVVKDQFGDHRDSSPTAKVLLGIVAIDDAYGIISFAVAVALIGWFTANAGTQVLITAGWELCGALLVGALIGLPAAKLTGRLRPGEPTQVEAFAIVLLLVGLTTWLHVSSLLAAMVTGFLVANCSRHHTRSFREIENIEWPFMVFFSCFPAPASI, from the coding sequence TTGGATTCTGCAGCAACAAGGTTTATTATCCTGGGAGCTATGCTTGCTCTGAGTATAGTGGTTGATTTTTTTTCAAACCGCACCGGCATGCCCGGAATATCTTTGCTGGTCCTGCTGGGGGTGTTGTTTGCCGTTGTATATCAAAATATTTTGGGGTATCAAAACGAATCCATCCTCGGTGACTTGACGGAACCGTTGATCAATCTGGCTTTGGTGATGGTGGCGTTTTTACTGGGCGGTGATCTGACGATTTCGCGACTGAAATCAAAAGGAAAGATGATCTTTGTGATCTCGCTGTCTGTTCTGCTTATTAGCGCCGCAACTGTCGGCGCGGGGCTTGCGTTTTTGGGTTATTCGGTTGTCCCGGTTATTGCTCTTGCAGCCGTTTCTGTAGCCACTGATCCGGCTGCCGTTCGTGCCGTGGTCAAGGATCAATTCGGCGATCATCGTGATTCTTCTCCTACAGCTAAAGTTTTGCTCGGCATTGTGGCGATCGATGATGCTTATGGAATTATCAGTTTTGCTGTTGCAGTGGCGTTAATCGGGTGGTTTACGGCAAACGCCGGCACGCAGGTTCTGATAACGGCTGGCTGGGAATTGTGTGGCGCCTTGCTTGTCGGCGCTTTAATCGGTTTGCCCGCCGCAAAATTAACCGGTCGGCTTCGACCGGGCGAACCTACTCAGGTTGAAGCCTTTGCCATTGTGTTGTTGCTGGTGGGCCTAACCACCTGGCTGCACGTTTCTTCCTTGCTCGCAGCCATGGTCACCGGCTTTTTGGTGGCGAATTGTTCCAGGCATCACACGCGCTCCTTTCGTGAAATTGAAAATATTGAATGGCCCTTTATGGTGTTTTTTTCGTGCTTTCCGGCGCCAGCATCGATCTGA
- a CDS encoding right-handed parallel beta-helix repeat-containing protein, translated as MLSKNQFYVFCILFLFTSIGFASPGSSNQIMMSPNDPMRDPDWDWYSDNSMTVDLYCNKGNRSNVELPWNVANYYISRVFVQGGIKDIYPSDGWELLLRDFGTETRSTPWPYFILYNRYRGLLRLVYYGYPQSEPVAYAVAKFEFIESYSPIFELSQLEHAGYLNDHSAQDKVEEFHVFGEYREEKWNYFDFPVSGYDPEIHTKQVEVSIDIHLFSEFKVELTGSTEVDIAGSPLDFRAEADNGIVSALAESYASGKKLYTGIAKEWKSIDDAQDKLKELQKWARSVSGNPWWAQLLDNIANIGSADWIPALGPVAAIINFINGGGSSNSDNLPIAVSLLPRTITLKGTLTQEWGVDALTFYLPGCNVAYPSQEISRNAVPLYNKPLGVFNMVEKPTVDYGYQYSHSVDDDLCDPPTMARDYFDVYYRLTDNVTFVVNPYVFDLAKSSVKFSYASEEAGDICDFINLNSADFYSDYVEHMQYVSLDYQSCSKSLGYGAPEVKATLLAELVPYDADANFVPAQVIKAYDIELGNDLGLINPATPIYPFDIVTQNIYTNTTLHSCKIVQDITVSGCTLTIAPGSIILLAPDVKLSIASDASLVAEGTLEEPIRFYRLNADYSWDQVELSGNNNSFEYCVFNGGTWNVHVVNGTGNCFENCTFMNGVRGFYASGNVNQFVLDKCLVTGNSDIGVYATQCWASIKNSTITANGGQGIRILSGKLGYYTPGYFTNNYIYGNEGHGIGVKGDLYLGYGTTPGNNLIFNNGGEAEIKVENYFGSHVYQSSYGGLSDIFDDDLGYYVYNASASPVNVIDNFWGTENGPEGGSARFQGTVTWNPYESEAQTYTEIVGMHPGLQKRSANQFYRPEYRIIPKQVASENQPECVNTAFSRLEKRMMELINLIASDEYDSNTATRILELYQLSKEDPEDKLGLKQQIKAILRDKSNKGKYFYKNSSNYKNLSSEQKKALQYNAEIAMLAEIDEKIQNYQLQFALAESKPIKSDYDRQLDDALALLYDVKPFIKADDHFRELLDFEVSLLQWSGRYKEAHKYLIKLIKHVEKNNIKGYSYSDTYELWEEDLLYVIEGNAKIGKYGSKDNTIKNKTVPLCFALSQNYPNPFNPETRITYDIPEADQVIIDIYDIQGRKVTTLLNRTVEAGQHSVSWHGKDDYGNQVASGMYLYQIRYQDRVATRKMLFMR; from the coding sequence ATGTTATCAAAAAATCAGTTTTATGTGTTTTGCATTCTTTTTCTTTTTACTTCTATCGGATTCGCCAGCCCGGGTTCTTCCAATCAAATTATGATGTCTCCGAATGATCCCATGCGAGATCCTGATTGGGATTGGTATTCCGATAACAGTATGACGGTAGATTTATATTGCAATAAGGGAAATAGATCAAATGTTGAGCTGCCCTGGAATGTCGCAAACTATTATATTTCTCGAGTTTTTGTTCAAGGTGGTATTAAAGATATTTACCCATCGGATGGCTGGGAGCTCTTACTTCGTGATTTTGGGACGGAAACCCGGAGCACACCCTGGCCCTATTTTATCCTTTATAACAGGTATCGTGGATTATTAAGGTTGGTTTATTACGGTTACCCTCAGAGTGAACCTGTTGCATACGCGGTTGCAAAATTTGAATTTATTGAGAGTTACAGTCCTATTTTCGAACTATCGCAATTAGAGCATGCTGGTTACTTGAATGATCATTCTGCACAGGATAAAGTCGAAGAATTTCATGTCTTTGGCGAGTATCGCGAGGAAAAATGGAATTATTTTGATTTCCCGGTTTCCGGGTACGATCCTGAAATTCATACAAAACAAGTCGAGGTTAGCATTGATATTCATTTGTTCTCAGAATTCAAAGTTGAACTGACAGGGTCAACTGAAGTTGATATAGCAGGTAGTCCATTAGATTTTCGGGCTGAAGCAGACAATGGAATAGTTTCAGCATTGGCCGAAAGCTATGCGTCTGGAAAGAAACTTTACACCGGCATTGCCAAAGAATGGAAAAGTATAGATGATGCTCAGGATAAATTGAAAGAATTACAAAAGTGGGCAAGATCGGTTTCCGGAAATCCCTGGTGGGCACAGTTATTGGATAATATTGCCAATATTGGCAGTGCTGACTGGATACCCGCGTTGGGGCCAGTTGCAGCAATTATTAATTTTATAAATGGTGGTGGTTCCAGTAACAGCGATAACCTTCCGATAGCTGTAAGCCTGTTGCCGCGTACGATTACCTTGAAGGGCACTCTTACACAAGAATGGGGGGTTGATGCCTTAACTTTTTATCTGCCGGGTTGTAATGTGGCATATCCATCTCAGGAGATATCGAGAAACGCAGTACCACTCTATAACAAGCCATTGGGTGTTTTTAACATGGTGGAAAAGCCGACAGTAGATTATGGATATCAATACTCTCATTCCGTGGATGATGATCTCTGCGATCCCCCAACCATGGCAAGGGATTATTTTGATGTTTATTATCGCCTTACTGACAATGTGACATTCGTTGTTAATCCTTATGTGTTTGATCTTGCCAAAAGTTCAGTGAAATTTTCATATGCTTCTGAAGAAGCGGGCGACATATGTGATTTTATTAATTTGAATAGCGCTGATTTTTATTCCGATTATGTGGAACATATGCAATATGTGTCATTGGATTATCAATCTTGCAGCAAATCTCTTGGATATGGAGCGCCGGAGGTAAAAGCCACTTTATTGGCGGAATTGGTTCCTTATGATGCGGATGCGAATTTTGTACCCGCGCAGGTCATTAAAGCGTATGATATCGAACTCGGCAATGATCTTGGTTTGATAAATCCGGCAACACCCATTTATCCATTTGATATCGTAACACAGAATATTTACACCAACACCACATTGCATTCCTGTAAAATTGTACAGGACATAACGGTTTCCGGGTGTACCTTGACCATCGCGCCCGGGTCTATCATTTTATTGGCGCCGGATGTAAAGTTATCCATTGCATCCGATGCCAGTCTTGTGGCCGAGGGAACCCTTGAAGAACCCATACGCTTTTACCGCTTGAACGCAGACTATTCCTGGGACCAGGTTGAGCTCAGCGGCAATAACAACTCGTTTGAGTACTGTGTCTTTAATGGCGGCACCTGGAACGTCCATGTGGTGAACGGCACAGGCAACTGTTTTGAAAATTGTACGTTCATGAATGGCGTGCGCGGATTTTATGCTTCCGGGAATGTGAATCAGTTTGTTCTGGACAAGTGCCTGGTCACCGGAAATTCTGATATCGGTGTTTATGCAACTCAATGCTGGGCCAGTATTAAAAACAGTACCATTACCGCCAATGGAGGGCAGGGCATTCGTATTCTGTCCGGCAAGCTGGGTTATTACACCCCCGGTTATTTTACAAATAATTATATTTATGGCAATGAAGGTCACGGTATAGGTGTCAAAGGAGACCTCTATCTCGGCTATGGAACCACGCCCGGCAACAACTTGATCTTTAACAATGGCGGTGAAGCCGAAATCAAAGTTGAAAATTATTTCGGCAGCCATGTTTATCAGTCAAGCTACGGCGGTCTGTCAGATATTTTTGACGATGATTTGGGATATTATGTTTATAATGCGAGCGCTTCACCTGTGAACGTTATTGATAATTTCTGGGGCACGGAGAATGGCCCGGAAGGCGGGTCTGCGCGTTTTCAGGGCACTGTAACCTGGAATCCTTATGAAAGTGAGGCACAGACCTATACGGAAATTGTAGGGATGCATCCCGGTTTACAAAAGCGATCTGCAAACCAATTTTACAGGCCTGAATATCGGATCATTCCCAAACAGGTTGCATCGGAAAATCAGCCGGAATGTGTGAATACGGCATTCAGCCGTTTGGAAAAACGAATGATGGAACTCATCAACCTCATTGCTTCCGATGAGTATGACAGCAACACCGCGACCCGGATATTGGAACTGTATCAGTTGTCAAAAGAAGATCCCGAGGATAAACTGGGATTAAAACAACAGATAAAAGCAATTCTTCGGGATAAAAGTAATAAAGGAAAATATTTTTATAAAAACAGCTCAAATTATAAAAATCTGTCGTCTGAGCAGAAAAAAGCCCTTCAGTACAATGCCGAGATTGCAATGCTCGCGGAAATTGATGAGAAAATTCAAAACTATCAATTGCAGTTTGCGCTGGCGGAATCGAAACCCATAAAGTCTGATTATGACCGGCAACTCGACGATGCCCTGGCGCTGTTGTACGATGTAAAGCCGTTTATTAAAGCCGATGATCACTTTCGTGAATTGTTGGATTTCGAGGTGTCGCTTCTGCAATGGTCGGGCCGGTACAAAGAAGCACACAAATATTTGATAAAGCTGATCAAACATGTGGAAAAGAACAATATTAAGGGTTATTCTTATTCAGACACCTATGAACTATGGGAAGAAGACCTTTTATATGTAATAGAGGGAAATGCCAAGATTGGTAAATATGGGTCAAAGGACAATACGATTAAAAATAAAACAGTTCCATTGTGCTTTGCATTGAGTCAAAACTATCCCAATCCGTTCAATCCCGAGACTCGTATCACTTACGACATCCCGGAAGCGGACCAGGTGATCATTGATATATATGACATTCAGGGGCGCAAAGTAACCACCTTGTTAAACAGAACCGTAGAAGCGGGGCAGCATTCTGTTTCCTGGCACGGTAAAGATGACTATGGAAATCAGGTTGCGTCCGGAATGTATCTGTACCAAATCCGTTACCAGGACCGTGTCGCCACACGTAAAATGTTATTCATGAGGTAA